In Acidobacteriota bacterium, one genomic interval encodes:
- a CDS encoding sigma-70 family RNA polymerase sigma factor has translation MTSSDEELVARSAGGDMDSFNQLVVRWERPIYALAYRVIGREEEARDLVQEAFLRAYRSLGGFRGDAKFSSWLYRITLNLCRDWIRRQKRAPFVETPEGVDVIELAGEHGPVESVEDLVARRDLGAAVNRAMKALSEDQRKAIVLKEYQGLTFQEIADLLDCPLSTVKTRLYQGLVVLRRELERQGITADVVLPDARPASGMEARRH, from the coding sequence ATGACGTCCAGCGACGAGGAACTCGTCGCCCGCTCGGCGGGTGGCGACATGGACAGCTTCAACCAGCTGGTGGTTCGCTGGGAGCGGCCGATCTATGCCCTGGCGTACCGAGTGATCGGGCGCGAGGAAGAGGCGCGCGATCTGGTGCAGGAGGCGTTCCTCCGTGCGTACCGGTCGCTCGGTGGCTTCCGCGGCGACGCCAAGTTCTCGTCCTGGCTGTATCGGATCACGCTGAATCTCTGCCGCGACTGGATCCGGCGGCAGAAGCGGGCGCCGTTTGTCGAGACGCCCGAAGGTGTGGACGTGATCGAGCTCGCGGGCGAACATGGGCCCGTCGAGTCGGTCGAGGATCTCGTGGCGCGGCGCGATCTCGGCGCCGCAGTGAACCGGGCGATGAAGGCGCTGAGCGAAGATCAGCGCAAGGCCATCGTCCTCAAGGAATACCAGGGGCTGACCTTCCAGGAGATCGCCGATCTGCTGGACTGCCCCCTGAGCACAGTGAAGACGCGGCTCTACCAGGGACTGGTCGTGCTCCGGCGTGAACTGGAGCGGCAGGGCATCACGGCTGACGTGGTGCTTCCCGATGCACGACCTGCTTCTGGAATGGAGGCCCGTCGCCACTGA